In a single window of the Nocardiopsis composta genome:
- a CDS encoding adenylosuccinate synthase has product MPAITLVGAQWGDEGKGKATDLVGDRVDYVVRYQGGNNAGHTVVIGDQKYALHLLPSGILSPDVVPVIANGVVIDPAVLFEELGGLQARGVDTSKLLISANAHLIMPYHRELDKVSERFLGKGKIGTTGRGIGPTYADKISRAGVRVQDMFDEKILRKKVELALNDKNQILTKVYNRRGLEAERIIEDYLGYAERIRPHVTDTSLVLNKALDEGKNVYLEGSQGTLLDIDHGTYPFVTSSSPTAGGACAGAGIGPTRITKVVGILKAYTTRVGSGPFPTELHDEWGEWLRTQGHEFGVTTGRNRRCGWFDAPIARYATRVNGITDFFLTKLDVLTGLEKIPVCVGYDIDGARHDEIPMTQTDFHHAVPVYEELDGWSEDITGVRSFAELPKTAQAYVRTLEEMAGAPISAIGVGPGRDQTLELRSLV; this is encoded by the coding sequence ATGCCGGCGATCACGCTCGTTGGGGCGCAGTGGGGAGACGAGGGCAAGGGCAAGGCGACCGACCTGGTGGGCGACCGCGTGGACTACGTGGTGCGCTACCAGGGCGGGAACAACGCCGGGCACACCGTCGTCATCGGAGACCAGAAGTACGCGCTGCACCTGCTGCCGTCCGGGATCCTCTCGCCGGACGTGGTGCCCGTCATCGCCAACGGGGTCGTCATCGACCCGGCCGTGCTCTTCGAGGAGCTCGGCGGGCTGCAGGCGCGCGGCGTCGACACCTCCAAGCTGCTGATCTCCGCCAACGCGCACCTGATCATGCCCTACCACCGGGAGCTCGACAAGGTCAGCGAGCGCTTCCTGGGCAAGGGCAAGATCGGCACCACCGGCCGCGGGATCGGCCCGACCTACGCCGACAAGATCTCCCGGGCCGGCGTGCGCGTGCAGGACATGTTCGACGAGAAGATCCTGCGCAAGAAGGTCGAGCTGGCGCTCAACGACAAGAACCAGATCCTCACCAAGGTCTACAACCGGCGCGGGCTGGAGGCCGAGCGGATCATCGAGGACTACCTGGGCTACGCCGAGCGGATCCGGCCGCACGTCACCGACACCTCACTGGTGCTGAACAAGGCGCTCGACGAGGGCAAGAACGTCTACCTGGAGGGCTCCCAGGGCACCCTCCTCGACATCGACCACGGCACCTACCCGTTCGTCACCTCCTCCTCCCCCACCGCCGGCGGCGCCTGCGCCGGCGCGGGCATCGGCCCCACCCGGATCACCAAGGTCGTCGGCATCCTGAAGGCCTACACCACCCGGGTCGGCTCCGGGCCGTTCCCGACCGAGCTGCACGACGAGTGGGGCGAGTGGCTGCGCACCCAGGGCCACGAGTTCGGCGTCACCACCGGGCGCAACCGCCGCTGCGGCTGGTTCGACGCACCGATCGCCCGGTACGCCACCCGGGTCAACGGCATCACCGACTTCTTCCTCACCAAGCTGGACGTGCTCACCGGCCTGGAGAAGATCCCGGTCTGCGTCGGCTACGACATCGACGGCGCCCGGCACGACGAGATCCCGATGACCCAGACCGACTTCCACCACGCCGTCCCGGTCTACGAGGAGCTGGACGGCTGGAGCGAGGACATCACCGGGGTCCGCTCCTTCGCCGAACTTCCCAAGACCGCCCAGGCCTACGTGCGTACCCTTGAGGAGATGGCCGGCGCCCCGATCTCGGCCATCGGCGTCGGTCCCGGCCGCGACCAGACCCTGGAGCTGCGCTCCCTGGTCTGA
- the pyrE gene encoding orotate phosphoribosyltransferase — MSDREELLRHINDKAVVHGRVTLSSGREADYYVDLRRVTLDGEAAPLVGRVMLEAAADLDYDAVGGLTLGADPVAAAMLHAAGAAGRRLDAFVVRKAGKAHGLQRRIEGPDVAGRRVLAVEDTSTTGGSVLTAVEALREAGAEVVGVAVIVDRGARDKVAGEGLPYRAAFDLSDLDV, encoded by the coding sequence ATGAGCGACCGCGAAGAACTCCTCCGACACATCAACGATAAGGCCGTGGTGCACGGCCGCGTCACCCTGTCCTCGGGCCGGGAGGCCGACTACTACGTCGATCTGCGCCGGGTGACCCTGGACGGGGAGGCCGCCCCGCTGGTCGGCCGGGTGATGCTGGAGGCCGCCGCCGACCTGGACTACGACGCCGTCGGCGGGCTGACCCTGGGCGCCGACCCGGTGGCGGCCGCGATGCTGCACGCCGCGGGGGCGGCCGGGCGGCGGCTGGACGCGTTCGTGGTGCGCAAGGCGGGCAAGGCGCACGGGCTGCAGCGCCGGATCGAGGGGCCGGACGTCGCCGGCCGCCGGGTGCTCGCCGTGGAGGACACCTCCACCACCGGCGGTTCGGTGCTGACCGCGGTGGAGGCGCTGCGCGAGGCCGGCGCCGAGGTGGTCGGGGTCGCGGTGATCGTGGACCGGGGCGCCCGGGACAAGGTCGCCGGCGAAGGGCTGCCCTACCGGGCCGCGTTCGACCTGTCCGACCTGGACGTCTGA
- the fbaA gene encoding class II fructose-bisphosphate aldolase — protein MPIATPEVYTEMLARAKSQGFAYPAINVTSSQTLHAALRGFAEAESDGIVQISTGGAEFLSGATVKDMVTGSVAFAEYARIVADKYPVNIALHTDHCPKEKLDGFVRPLLEISRERVAGGQQPLFQSHMWDGSAVPLEENLEIATELLALSKAAGTILEIEVGVVGGEEDGIVGEINEKLYTTPEDALRTAEALGLGENGYYMTALTFGNVHGVYKPGHVKLRPEVLKEAQQAVGEKYNRARPFDFVFHGGSGSTLEEIHAAIEYGVVKMNIDTDTQYAFTRPIADHMLKNYDGVLKVDGEVGNKKQYDPRSYGKAAEAGMAERVAEASRQLKSAGKKMS, from the coding sequence ATGCCCATCGCGACCCCAGAGGTCTACACCGAGATGCTGGCCCGCGCGAAGTCCCAGGGCTTCGCCTACCCGGCGATCAACGTGACCTCCAGCCAGACCCTGCACGCCGCCCTGCGCGGCTTCGCCGAGGCCGAGAGCGACGGCATCGTGCAGATCTCCACCGGCGGCGCCGAGTTCCTCTCCGGCGCGACCGTGAAGGACATGGTCACCGGCTCGGTCGCGTTCGCCGAGTACGCGCGGATCGTCGCCGACAAGTACCCGGTCAACATCGCGCTGCACACCGACCACTGCCCCAAGGAGAAGCTGGACGGGTTCGTCCGCCCGCTGCTGGAGATCTCCCGGGAGCGGGTGGCCGGCGGGCAGCAGCCGCTGTTCCAGTCGCACATGTGGGACGGCTCCGCGGTGCCGCTGGAGGAGAACCTGGAGATCGCCACCGAGCTGCTGGCCCTCTCCAAGGCCGCCGGTACGATCCTGGAGATCGAGGTCGGCGTGGTCGGCGGCGAGGAGGACGGCATCGTCGGCGAGATCAACGAGAAGCTCTACACCACCCCCGAGGACGCGCTGCGCACCGCCGAGGCGCTCGGCCTGGGCGAGAACGGCTACTACATGACCGCGCTGACCTTCGGAAACGTGCACGGCGTGTACAAGCCGGGGCACGTCAAGCTCCGCCCGGAGGTGCTCAAGGAGGCGCAGCAGGCCGTCGGCGAGAAGTACAACCGCGCCCGCCCGTTCGACTTCGTCTTCCACGGCGGCTCCGGCTCCACCCTGGAGGAGATCCACGCCGCCATCGAGTACGGCGTGGTGAAGATGAACATCGACACCGACACGCAGTACGCCTTCACCCGTCCGATCGCGGACCACATGCTGAAGAACTACGATGGCGTGCTTAAGGTCGACGGCGAGGTCGGGAACAAGAAGCAGTACGACCCGCGCTCCTATGGCAAGGCCGCCGAGGCCGGCATGGCCGAGCGCGTCGCCGAGGCCAGCCGGCAGCTCAAGTCCGCGGGCAAGAAGATGTCCTGA
- the cutA gene encoding divalent-cation tolerance protein CutA codes for MAEPEPVDGHQHVRVETTAGSRADAEALARAAVEHRLAACAQVGGPITGFYRWDEQIQADEEWLVVLKTAADRLEALTAYLTEAHSYDVPEVVAVPVAGGSAEYLDWVVDETRPVR; via the coding sequence ATGGCAGAGCCGGAGCCCGTGGACGGGCACCAGCACGTCCGGGTGGAGACCACAGCGGGAAGCAGGGCCGATGCCGAGGCGCTGGCCCGCGCCGCCGTCGAGCACCGCCTCGCCGCCTGCGCCCAGGTCGGCGGGCCGATCACCGGCTTCTACCGGTGGGACGAGCAGATCCAGGCCGACGAGGAATGGCTCGTCGTGCTGAAGACCGCCGCCGACCGGCTGGAGGCCCTCACCGCCTACCTCACCGAGGCGCACTCCTACGACGTGCCCGAGGTCGTCGCGGTCCCGGTGGCCGGCGGCTCCGCCGAGTACCTGGACTGGGTCGTCGACGAGACCCGCCCGGTCCGGTGA
- a CDS encoding alkene reductase codes for MPNHETSPLLTPYTLGSLELPNRIAMAPMTRYRGDEDGVPLPIVADYYAQRAGAGLIVSEGIWPSFSGQSGWRIPGLVTEDQVRGWRRVTDAVHAAGGRIAAQLMHAGRNTHPDSRIDGGHPLAPSPVPQPLPVRTRYGKADPLVPAEMTGEDIRTAVADHARAARNAIRAGFDLVELHGANSYLIHQFLADNTNLRTDAYGGSGRTRFAVEAVRAVVAEIGAERTAIRLSPGNSQFGMAEADPAPVYRSLLAELDPLGLAYLHLTEAAGSGYRALADLRPRWSGTLIGNVGENGEATTKGAAEEVLRSGRADLVSFGRAFISNPDLPHRFATGAPVAPPESKEHFYSQGPEGYTDYPAASGALLTAAR; via the coding sequence ATGCCGAACCACGAGACCTCTCCGCTCCTCACCCCCTACACCCTCGGCTCCCTGGAGCTGCCCAACCGCATCGCGATGGCGCCGATGACCCGGTACCGCGGCGACGAGGACGGCGTCCCGCTGCCCATCGTCGCGGACTACTACGCCCAGCGCGCCGGCGCCGGGCTCATCGTCAGCGAGGGGATCTGGCCCTCGTTCTCCGGGCAGAGCGGCTGGCGGATCCCCGGCCTGGTCACCGAGGACCAGGTGCGCGGCTGGCGGCGGGTGACCGACGCGGTGCACGCCGCCGGCGGGCGGATCGCCGCCCAGCTGATGCACGCCGGCCGGAACACCCACCCCGACTCCCGGATCGACGGCGGGCACCCGCTCGCCCCGTCCCCGGTGCCGCAGCCGCTCCCGGTGCGCACCCGGTACGGCAAGGCCGACCCGCTGGTCCCCGCCGAGATGACCGGGGAGGACATCCGCACCGCGGTCGCCGACCACGCCCGCGCCGCGCGCAACGCGATCCGGGCCGGCTTCGACCTGGTGGAGCTGCACGGCGCCAACAGCTACCTGATCCACCAGTTCCTCGCGGACAACACCAACCTGCGCACCGACGCCTACGGCGGCTCCGGGCGGACCCGGTTCGCCGTCGAGGCGGTGCGCGCGGTGGTCGCGGAGATCGGCGCGGAGCGGACCGCTATCCGGCTCTCCCCCGGCAACTCGCAGTTCGGGATGGCCGAGGCCGACCCGGCACCGGTCTACCGGTCGCTCCTGGCCGAGCTGGACCCGCTGGGCCTGGCCTACCTGCACCTGACCGAGGCCGCCGGGTCCGGCTACCGCGCCCTGGCCGACCTGCGGCCGCGGTGGAGCGGGACGCTGATCGGCAACGTCGGGGAGAACGGGGAGGCCACCACCAAGGGGGCGGCCGAGGAGGTGCTCCGCTCCGGCCGCGCCGACCTGGTCTCCTTCGGCCGGGCCTTCATCAGCAACCCGGACCTGCCGCACCGGTTCGCCACCGGGGCGCCGGTGGCCCCGCCGGAGAGCAAGGAGCACTTCTACAGCCAGGGCCCGGAGGGCTACACCGACTACCCGGCGGCCTCCGGCGCGCTGCTCACAGCCGCGCGATGA
- a CDS encoding MerR family transcriptional regulator, with protein MRIGELARRTAVSERSLRYYEKLEMIAAERTPGGHRDFPESAVGRVIRIQELFAAGLCSEKIVQLLPCLNDPGEGPAETATPELAEQLRVERDRIDRMIDDLLRSRDVLDEVIDEARAVR; from the coding sequence GTGCGCATCGGAGAACTGGCCCGCAGGACCGCGGTGAGCGAGCGGTCGCTGCGCTACTACGAGAAGCTCGAGATGATCGCGGCCGAGCGTACCCCCGGCGGGCACCGGGACTTCCCCGAGTCCGCGGTGGGCCGGGTGATCCGGATCCAGGAGCTGTTCGCGGCCGGCCTGTGCAGCGAGAAGATCGTCCAGCTGCTGCCCTGCCTGAACGACCCCGGCGAGGGCCCGGCGGAGACCGCCACCCCCGAACTGGCCGAGCAGCTCCGGGTGGAGCGGGACCGGATCGACCGGATGATCGACGACCTGCTCCGCTCCCGCGACGTCCTGGACGAGGTCATCGACGAGGCCCGCGCGGTGCGCTGA
- a CDS encoding DUF4115 domain-containing protein, producing MAAIAAAVALFVVLVALGGFFLYNSLPGNASPAQPSAPAADSAEEVGEGDDSVLYIKVVGDSSDVLVRIPGGEVLTDTTMTQGQYLSYDHDAMDVTVSDPEAVDVYVNGELKDLSEAEAGKSFLVENGAAG from the coding sequence GTGGCGGCGATCGCCGCGGCGGTCGCGCTGTTCGTCGTGCTGGTCGCGCTCGGCGGGTTCTTCCTCTACAACTCGCTGCCGGGCAACGCCTCGCCGGCGCAGCCCTCCGCGCCCGCCGCGGACAGCGCGGAGGAGGTCGGCGAGGGCGACGACAGCGTGCTCTACATCAAGGTGGTCGGCGACTCCAGCGATGTCCTGGTGCGGATCCCGGGCGGCGAGGTGCTCACCGACACCACCATGACCCAGGGCCAGTACCTCAGCTACGACCACGACGCGATGGACGTCACGGTCTCCGACCCCGAGGCCGTCGACGTCTACGTGAACGGCGAGCTCAAGGACCTCTCCGAGGCGGAGGCCGGGAAGTCCTTCCTGGTCGAGAACGGAGCCGCCGGCTAG
- the purB gene encoding adenylosuccinate lyase produces the protein MIERYTLPEIGRVFSDAHKYELWCRVETLVMEAHAAAGTIPADSVEPVRQAPPPTPERVAEIEAVTQHDVIAFLTAWADNTEPREAAKWVHFGMTSSDLLDTALAAQLVEATDILLAKADALVAALRDHALAHKDTLRVGRTHGIHGEPDVWGHRVADFAFGMARSRDRLRRAREAVGVMAISGPVGTYSNIDPEVEAYVAEKLGLRPADVSTQVVLRDGISEWVSSLAIIATVCEAIALEVRHGQRTEVRELWEPFGKGQKGSSAMPHKKNPIMSERICGMARNVRAQIVPVMEGIPLWHERDISHSSTERISLPDAAIATDYLLNLTTKLVTGLVVDADRMRANLDSTHGLIYSSTVVSELIETGMSREDVYALVQTAAMRTWDSGAPFRETLREEAAARGATLDEARLDEVCRPERFVRRLSGVFERLEKLA, from the coding sequence GTGATCGAGCGCTACACCCTTCCGGAAATCGGGCGCGTCTTCAGCGACGCCCACAAGTACGAGCTCTGGTGCCGGGTCGAGACCCTGGTGATGGAGGCGCACGCGGCCGCGGGCACCATCCCGGCCGACTCCGTGGAGCCGGTCCGACAGGCGCCCCCGCCCACCCCGGAGCGGGTGGCCGAGATCGAGGCGGTGACCCAGCACGACGTCATCGCCTTCCTCACCGCCTGGGCCGACAACACCGAGCCGCGCGAGGCGGCCAAGTGGGTCCACTTCGGCATGACCTCCTCCGACCTGCTGGACACCGCGCTGGCCGCGCAGCTGGTCGAGGCCACCGACATCCTGCTGGCCAAGGCCGACGCGCTGGTCGCCGCGCTGCGCGACCACGCCCTGGCGCACAAGGACACGCTGCGGGTCGGCCGCACGCACGGCATCCACGGCGAGCCCGACGTGTGGGGCCACCGGGTCGCCGACTTCGCGTTCGGCATGGCGCGCTCCCGGGACCGGCTGCGCCGCGCCCGCGAGGCGGTCGGCGTGATGGCCATCTCCGGCCCGGTCGGCACCTACTCCAACATCGACCCGGAGGTCGAGGCCTACGTCGCGGAGAAGCTGGGCCTGCGCCCGGCCGACGTCTCCACCCAGGTGGTGCTCCGGGACGGGATCTCCGAGTGGGTGTCCTCGCTGGCGATCATCGCCACCGTGTGCGAGGCGATCGCCCTGGAGGTGCGGCACGGCCAGCGCACCGAGGTGCGCGAGCTGTGGGAGCCGTTCGGCAAGGGCCAGAAGGGCTCCAGCGCCATGCCGCACAAGAAGAACCCGATCATGTCCGAGCGGATCTGCGGCATGGCGCGCAACGTGCGCGCGCAGATCGTCCCGGTGATGGAGGGCATCCCGCTCTGGCACGAGCGGGACATCTCGCACTCCTCCACCGAGCGGATCTCGCTGCCGGACGCCGCGATCGCCACCGACTACCTGCTCAACCTGACCACGAAGCTGGTCACCGGGCTGGTGGTGGACGCCGACCGGATGCGCGCCAACCTGGACTCCACGCACGGCCTGATCTACTCCTCCACCGTGGTCTCCGAGCTGATCGAGACCGGGATGTCCCGGGAGGACGTCTACGCGCTGGTGCAGACCGCCGCGATGCGCACCTGGGACTCCGGCGCCCCGTTCCGGGAGACGCTGCGCGAGGAGGCCGCCGCCCGCGGTGCCACCCTGGACGAGGCCCGGCTGGACGAGGTCTGCCGGCCGGAGCGGTTCGTGCGCCGGCTCTCCGGCGTGTTCGAGCGGCTGGAGAAGCTGGCGTGA
- a CDS encoding DUF3151 domain-containing protein has protein sequence MDPHQNLLGEPPATRLPDLPDAREALASGTDPAEVAARFPVHSAAWAALAEQALAESRPVAAYAYARTGYHRGLDQLRRAGWKGHGPIPWEHEPNRGFLRALAALGKAAAAIGEDEEAERCSAFLADSSAEAARELA, from the coding sequence ATGGATCCGCATCAGAACCTGCTCGGGGAGCCGCCGGCCACCCGCCTCCCCGACCTGCCCGACGCCCGGGAGGCGCTCGCCTCCGGCACCGACCCCGCCGAGGTCGCCGCGCGCTTCCCGGTCCACTCCGCCGCCTGGGCCGCACTGGCCGAGCAGGCGCTGGCCGAGTCCCGGCCGGTCGCCGCCTACGCCTACGCCCGCACCGGCTACCACCGGGGCCTGGACCAGCTGCGCCGGGCCGGCTGGAAGGGCCACGGCCCCATCCCCTGGGAGCACGAGCCCAACCGCGGCTTCCTGCGCGCGCTGGCCGCGCTGGGCAAGGCCGCGGCCGCCATCGGCGAGGACGAGGAGGCCGAGCGCTGCTCGGCCTTCCTGGCCGACAGCAGCGCCGAGGCCGCCCGCGAGCTGGCCTAG
- a CDS encoding phosphoribosylaminoimidazolesuccinocarboxamide synthase: MSGFTVKPEPVQVPGLTHLHTGKVRELYATASGELVMVATDRVSAYDWVLPTEIPDKGRLLTALSLWWFERLADLAPSHVLSDAPPPGAPADWKGRTLVCRRLDMVPVECVARGYLTGSGLAEYREGGAVCGVALPAGLEDGSRLDEPVFTPATKAEVGEHDENVSFEAVSAQVGAELAGELRELTLALYGRGREIAEERGVLLADTKFEFGRDAGGRLVLADEVLTPDSSRFWPAEGWAPGRPQPSYDKQIIRDWLTSAESGWDRAADTPPPPLPDEVVERTRAKYVEVYERLTGTPVPFG; the protein is encoded by the coding sequence GTGAGCGGGTTCACGGTCAAGCCGGAGCCGGTGCAGGTGCCCGGCCTGACCCACCTGCACACCGGCAAGGTGCGCGAGCTGTACGCCACCGCCTCCGGCGAGCTGGTGATGGTCGCCACCGACCGGGTGTCCGCCTACGACTGGGTGCTGCCCACCGAGATCCCGGACAAGGGGCGGCTGCTCACCGCGCTGTCGCTGTGGTGGTTCGAGCGCCTGGCCGACCTGGCCCCCTCGCACGTGCTCTCCGACGCCCCGCCGCCCGGCGCCCCGGCCGACTGGAAGGGCCGCACCCTGGTCTGCCGGCGGCTGGACATGGTGCCGGTGGAGTGCGTGGCCCGCGGCTACCTGACCGGTTCCGGGCTGGCCGAGTACCGGGAGGGCGGCGCGGTGTGCGGGGTCGCCCTGCCCGCCGGGCTGGAGGACGGCTCCCGGCTGGACGAGCCGGTCTTCACCCCGGCCACCAAGGCCGAGGTGGGCGAGCACGACGAGAACGTCTCGTTCGAGGCGGTCTCCGCGCAGGTCGGCGCGGAGCTCGCCGGCGAGCTGCGCGAGCTCACCCTGGCGCTGTACGGCCGGGGCCGGGAGATCGCCGAGGAGCGCGGCGTGCTGCTGGCCGACACCAAGTTCGAGTTCGGCCGGGACGCCGGGGGCCGGCTGGTGCTGGCCGACGAGGTGCTCACCCCCGACTCCTCCCGGTTCTGGCCGGCCGAGGGGTGGGCCCCCGGGCGGCCGCAGCCCTCCTACGACAAGCAGATCATCCGGGACTGGCTGACCTCGGCGGAGTCCGGCTGGGACCGGGCCGCCGACACGCCGCCCCCGCCGCTCCCCGACGAGGTGGTAGAGCGCACCCGGGCCAAGTACGTCGAGGTGTACGAGCGGCTGACCGGCACGCCGGTGCCGTTCGGCTGA
- the purD gene encoding phosphoribosylamine--glycine ligase: MKALVLGGGGREHALVRALSLDPGVTELHCAPGNPGISALAENHVINVTDGLAVTELAARIRAELVVIGPEAPLVAGVADALRDRGIPVFGPDREAARIEGSKGFAKEVMEAAGVPTARARLCTKPAQVTEALDAFGPPYVVKADGLAAGKGVVVTEDRAAAERHARDCGRVVIEEFLDGPEVSLFVLSDGVHAIPLPPAQDFKRAHEGGTGPNTGGMGAYVPLTWAPAGLTEEVMASVVGPTIREMAKRGHRYQGLLYVGLALTSQGPRVVEFNARFGDPEAQVVLDRLATPVGALLQAADTGGLGRITSLEWRNGAAVTVVVAAEDYPSSPVTGDPIGGLEAAGSVDGAYVLHAGTAWRGEREIVSSGGRVLNVVGTGETLAAARERAYEAVAKIELRGSFYRTDIAEQAAAEEQA; the protein is encoded by the coding sequence GTGAAAGCCCTGGTACTCGGCGGCGGTGGCCGCGAGCACGCCCTCGTCCGCGCCCTCTCCCTCGACCCGGGTGTCACCGAGCTGCACTGCGCGCCCGGCAACCCCGGGATCTCGGCCCTGGCCGAGAACCACGTGATCAACGTGACCGACGGCCTGGCCGTCACCGAGCTGGCCGCCCGGATCCGGGCCGAGCTCGTGGTGATCGGCCCGGAGGCGCCCCTGGTCGCGGGCGTCGCCGACGCACTGCGCGACCGCGGCATCCCGGTGTTCGGCCCGGACCGGGAGGCCGCCCGGATCGAAGGCTCCAAGGGCTTCGCCAAGGAGGTCATGGAGGCCGCCGGGGTGCCCACCGCCCGCGCCCGGCTGTGCACCAAGCCGGCGCAGGTCACCGAGGCGCTGGACGCCTTCGGCCCGCCCTACGTGGTCAAGGCCGACGGCCTGGCCGCGGGCAAGGGCGTGGTGGTCACCGAGGACCGGGCCGCCGCCGAGCGGCACGCCCGGGACTGCGGCCGGGTGGTGATCGAGGAGTTCCTGGACGGCCCGGAGGTCTCGCTGTTCGTGCTGAGCGACGGCGTGCACGCGATCCCGCTGCCGCCCGCCCAGGACTTCAAGCGCGCGCACGAGGGCGGCACCGGCCCCAACACCGGCGGCATGGGCGCCTACGTCCCGCTGACCTGGGCGCCCGCCGGCCTCACCGAGGAGGTCATGGCCTCGGTGGTCGGCCCGACCATCCGGGAGATGGCCAAGCGCGGCCACCGCTACCAGGGGCTGCTCTACGTCGGCCTGGCGCTGACCTCCCAGGGCCCGCGGGTGGTGGAGTTCAACGCCCGGTTCGGCGACCCCGAGGCGCAGGTGGTGCTGGACCGGCTGGCCACCCCGGTGGGCGCGCTGCTGCAGGCCGCCGACACCGGCGGGCTGGGCCGGATCACCTCGCTGGAGTGGCGCAACGGCGCCGCGGTGACGGTGGTCGTCGCCGCGGAGGACTACCCGTCCTCCCCGGTCACCGGGGACCCGATCGGCGGCCTGGAGGCGGCCGGGTCGGTGGACGGCGCCTACGTGCTGCACGCCGGCACCGCCTGGCGCGGCGAGCGGGAGATCGTGTCCAGCGGCGGCCGGGTGCTCAACGTGGTCGGCACCGGCGAGACGCTGGCCGCCGCCCGGGAGCGCGCCTACGAGGCGGTCGCCAAGATCGAGCTGCGCGGCTCCTTCTACCGCACCGACATCGCCGAGCAGGCCGCCGCCGAGGAGCAGGCCTAG
- the murA gene encoding UDP-N-acetylglucosamine 1-carboxyvinyltransferase — protein sequence MSMGQEVRYRVRGGRPLNGTAFIQGAKNAVLPMIGAALLAAKGRTVLRNVPTIEDVRRALELAEHIGAKVEFHEAERTVVIDASRLGDDPERAVLPAEIAARFRGSVLFVPALMHRMGRARIEGVGGCNLGSRKLDFHYRGFARLGAEVTEDEDRNHINVKADNLRGGHLYLDTPSHTGTENLIMAAALAPGTTVIEHAALEPEVIDVIEFLTAMGAKISGGGTGFITVEGVEELTAVEHTIMSDRIDAGVFAMATAAAGGDVSLVGANLEHLGVARWKLDQMGVEFSQQGAVLHVRRDPSVQLRPINAVTSPYPGFATDLQSPLMALATLAEGESYLHENIYDGRFALADELNKMGAKIEVAGTRAIVHGPTDLRGTDVVAHDLRTGAALVLAGLVAEGETVVSPGYLVDRGHAQFADRLAALGADVVREVAE from the coding sequence ATGAGCATGGGCCAGGAGGTTCGCTACCGCGTCCGCGGCGGCCGTCCCTTGAACGGGACGGCCTTCATCCAGGGCGCGAAGAACGCCGTGCTGCCGATGATCGGCGCCGCCCTGCTCGCGGCGAAGGGACGCACCGTACTGCGCAACGTCCCGACGATCGAGGACGTCCGCCGCGCCCTTGAGCTCGCCGAGCACATCGGCGCCAAGGTCGAGTTCCACGAGGCCGAGCGGACCGTGGTCATCGACGCCTCCCGCCTCGGCGACGACCCGGAGCGGGCCGTGCTGCCCGCCGAGATCGCCGCCCGGTTCCGCGGCTCGGTGCTCTTCGTCCCGGCGCTCATGCACCGGATGGGCCGCGCCCGCATCGAGGGCGTCGGCGGGTGCAACCTGGGCAGCCGCAAACTCGACTTCCACTACCGCGGCTTCGCCCGGCTCGGCGCCGAGGTCACCGAGGACGAGGACCGCAACCACATCAACGTCAAGGCCGACAACCTGCGCGGCGGCCACCTGTACCTGGACACCCCGTCGCACACCGGCACCGAGAACCTGATCATGGCCGCGGCGCTGGCCCCGGGCACCACGGTGATCGAGCACGCCGCGCTGGAGCCCGAGGTCATCGACGTCATCGAGTTCCTCACCGCGATGGGCGCCAAGATCAGCGGCGGCGGCACCGGCTTCATCACCGTGGAGGGCGTCGAGGAGCTCACCGCGGTCGAGCACACCATCATGAGCGACCGGATCGACGCCGGCGTGTTCGCGATGGCGACCGCCGCGGCCGGCGGCGACGTCAGCCTGGTCGGCGCCAACCTGGAGCACCTGGGCGTGGCGCGCTGGAAGCTCGACCAGATGGGCGTGGAGTTCTCCCAGCAGGGCGCGGTGCTGCACGTCCGCCGCGACCCGTCGGTACAGCTGCGCCCGATCAACGCGGTCACCTCGCCCTACCCGGGCTTCGCCACCGACCTGCAGTCGCCGCTGATGGCGCTGGCCACTCTGGCCGAGGGCGAGAGCTACCTGCACGAGAACATCTACGACGGCCGGTTCGCGCTGGCCGACGAGCTGAACAAGATGGGCGCCAAGATCGAGGTCGCCGGCACCCGCGCCATCGTGCACGGCCCGACCGACCTGCGCGGCACCGACGTGGTCGCGCACGACCTGCGCACCGGCGCGGCTCTGGTGCTCGCCGGCCTGGTGGCCGAGGGCGAGACCGTGGTCTCCCCGGGCTACCTGGTCGACCGGGGACACGCCCAGTTCGCCGACCGGCTGGCCGCTCTCGGCGCCGACGTGGTCCGCGAGGTCGCCGAGTAG